The sequence GCGGATCCGAGACGCGCCATGCCGGCATACAGTTCAGTGTCGTCGGCCTAGCCGCCCTGCGGGGCGACCTGACCCTGACGAATGCCCACGACGTTCAGGTCGTGTTCGTTTACCTATACGGCGGGGAGCCCGGGAGCGTCGCGCGCTACCAGTGGCGTCTCAGAGCGCGCGACCGCACTGACGACCGGCATGAACCCATGCTGATCGTCCCGGGGCTTGCGACAGGTGGCTTCCGCCTCGCCGGCGGCATCGCCCCGGAGGACGTGCGCGAAGTCCACGTGTTCGTACGTGTGGCACCCGGGGCGGCAGCGGGGTTCACCCTCCGGAACCTGGAGATCGCAACACCCGAGCTTGTCGACAATGCGGAGTCCCGCGACTGACCTCCGGTGCGCCGACGTGCGGCGCAGACCGGGGCTTCTGGAGGTGGTATGGCGCAGATCACGTCCGGCGTGCGACGGCTGCTCGCGGCGGCACACGTCTACGATCTGTTTCAGTGGCTCGTTGGCGCTGACGCGGCGCGGGCCACGCTCGCCCGTGACTTCATCCGCGCCCAGCCCGGCCAGCGCATCCTCGACATCGGCTGCGGCACGGGGGCGATCCTGGCGCACTTGCCGGCTGTTGAGTACTACGGGTTCGACCTGAGCGCGGACTACATCGCCGCCGCGCGCCAGCGCTTCGGCAACCGCGGCACGTTCTGGCCTGAACGCGTGACCTCGGCCAGCCTGGAACGCGTGCCACAATGCGACATCGTGATCACGGTGGCTGTGCTGCACCACCTGGACGATGATGAAGCGCTGCAACTCTTCGGGCTGGCCCATGCGGCGCTGCGCCCCGGCGGCCGGCTTGTGACGTACGACAACTGCTACACCGCCGATCAATCCTGGCTGTCGCGCTGGATCGTATCGCGGGACCGCGGGCAGAACGTCCGCTGGGAGCCGGAATATCGCGCGCTCGCGGAAAAGGTCTTCGCGCGCGTGCGGACGGTTGTGTCGCACAAGATACTGCGCATCCCCTACACGTCCATCTTCATGGAGTGCGAGAAGTAGCTCCCTACCGGCCGGTCTTGGCCGCCACGACGAAGAGCGAGCCGCCCCACGGGAAGCGCACACCGGCCTGAATCAGGGCCCGCTCGCCGGCCAGGGCCATCCCGAGCACCGCGTTCGCCAGTGTCCCCATCCGCAACTCATCGACGGCGTCGTACCCCTCGGTCAGACGCCGGTTCCGCGAACGCGAGAGCAGCATCAGCGGGAGTAGCACGGCGTTGAAAGAGCCAACCCGCAGCGGTGCGAAGCCTGCTCCACGCACCTTGGACAGCAGTTCCTGACGCGCGTAGCGCCGCTTGTGCTGCGCGTACTCGTCGAATGCGCTCCAGAGGAAACGGTGCTGCGGCACGGTCAACAAAATGCCGCCGCCGTCGCGAACCGCGCGATGCATCTGCCGCAGTACGGCCTCGTCATCCTCGATGTGCTCCAGGACATCGAAGGCCCCGACCACGTCGAACTCATCGACATACGGGATATTCCGGGCGTCCATCTGGAACAGATCCGTCCCCGGCAAGCGCGCTTGGGCGAACGCCAGGCCCTCGGTGTAGATTTCGCTGCCCGAGAACCGCAGGGCGGGAAACTCCCGGCGGAGATTGCTGAGCACAAAACCCGTGCCGCAGCCGATTTCCAGCAGCGACTCCGCCCGCGGAAAGTAGCGGCGCAGCGCCCACGCCAGCAGCCGATTCCGGGCTCGGAACCAGAAATTGCCCGCCTCCACTCCCGCCAGACCCGCAAACGCCTCCGGCTTGAACCCGTCGTTCTGCGCCGCCAGCTCCGGCGCGAAGGCCAGGAAACCCTGGCGCGTGGCCGGCATGTGCGCGCACTGCGGACAGCGCCAATCGGCCCGGTCGAACGTCTGCCGGCATGCGAGGCAACGCTTCAATTCGGGCACTCCGCGCGGGTTGCGGCCCGCGCGGCGATTGTAGCAGGCGTGGTGGCGACGGCCAGACCCGACGCCGGTGCGGCTTGTTTCACCCCCACACGCCGGTACAATGGACGCAAGCTACCGAGCGCAGCAATCTGCGGACCGGATCGGGCAGCCTGGCAAGACTGGAACCATGACGCGGCGCGTGGCGATTCTGCAGTCGAACTACATTCCCTGGAAGGGGTACTTTGACATCATCAATCTGGTCGACGAGTTCGTGCTGTACGACGAGGTGCAATACACGCGCCGCGACTGGCGCAACCGCAACCAGATCAAAACGCCCGGCGGGCTATTGTGGCTCACGATTCCCGTGCAGGTGAAGGGCAAGTACACGCAGCGGATCATGGACACGGTGGTTTCGGAACCGGACTGGCCGCAGCGTCACTGGGCCAGCATCACGCACAACTACGCCCGGGCCGGCGGCTTTGCTGAATATCGCGGTGTGCTGAGCGACCTGTACGGCTCGGTGCACGAAACGCTCCTGAGCCAGATCAACCATCGTTTCCTGACTACGCTCTGCCAACTCCTGGGTATTCGCACGCGGCTGTCCTGGTCCACCGACTACCCGCGTCAGACCGAAGACCGCACCCGGCGTCTGGTCGAGATCTGCCGGCAACTGGGCGCGACGGAGTACCTGAGCGGCCCGGCAGCGCGCAGTTATCTGGACGAATCTGCGTTCGCGGCGGCGGGGATCAGGGTGCAGTACATGAACTACGACGGCTACGCGGAATACGAGCAGGTTCATCCGCCATTCTGTCACGCGGTGAGCATCATCGACCTGCTGCTGAATACGGGCGCGGCCGCGCGCCGCTACATGAAGAGTTGAACCCGTGAAACTGTCCATCGTCACTTCGCTGTACCACTCGGCGCGCTACCTGGAGGAGTTCCACCGGCGTACTTCCGCCGCGGCTGCGCAGGTCACCGACGATTTCGAGCTCGTGCTGGTCAACGACGGCTCGCCAGACGACTCCCTCGAGGTTGCGGTCCGGCTGCACCGCGCTGATCCGCGCGTGCGCGTCATCGACCTGGCCCGCAACTTCGGCCACCACAAGGCGCTGATGACCGGCCTGGCCCACGCGCGCGGTGATCTGATCTTCCTCATCGACGCGGACCTGGAGGAGGAGCCGGAACTGCTCCCGCGCTTCCACGCCGAAATGCAGGCGACCAGCGCCGAGGTGATCTACGGCGTGCAGGCCCGGCGCAAAGGCGACTGGTTCGAGCGGCTCAGCGGCTGGTGTTTCTACCGCCTGTTCAACCTGTTATCGAGCCACCCAATCCCGGCCAACCTGATCACCGCCCGGCTGATGACCCGCCGCTACGTCGCCGCCCTGCTCCTGCATCGCGAATCCGAGGTCTTTCTCGGCGGCGTCTGGGCGATCACGGGCTTTCGGCAGCTTCCGCTGCAGGTGGTCAAGCACAGTCACGGCCACACCACCTATAACCTCTGGCGGCGCCTGGCGCTGCTGGTCAACGCCATCACATCGTTCAGCAGCCGCCCGCTGCGGATGGTCTTCTATCTGGGAGCCCTGATTTTTCTGGTCTCGTCCCTGGCGGCCGCGTATCTCGTGTGTCTGCGCCTGTTCGTGCACGGCTTCACGCTCGGCTGGCCCTCGGTGGTGGTTTCGATCTGGATGATCGGCGGGCTGACGATTTTCTGCATCGGCGTCGTCGGTATCTACGTCTCCAAGATCTTCACCGAGAGCAAGCGGCGACCGTATACCATCGTGCGGGACATCTACGAGCGCGCCGAGGAGCCTGAGAGCCATGTCGTTCACCCACATCCGGGATTCAGTGAGCGCCTACTACACTCAGAAGCTCCGCGCGAATGGCCCGAACGCGCGCGGCGTTGACTGGAACTCGACCGAGTCACAGGTCCTGCGCTTCGATCAACTCCTCAAGGTGTGTCCGAGCGCACGCGATTTCAGCTTGCTCGACTACGGCTGCGGTTACGGCGCACTGTACGACTATCTGTGCTCCCGCGGCCTGTCGTGCGATTACTGCGGCTTTGACATCTCCGCCGCCATGATCGCCACGGCGCGCGCCCAGCATCCGGGCGCATCGCGCTGCCTCTTCACGGACGCCGACGCCGCGCTGACGGCCGCGGATTACGCGGTCGCGAGCGGCATCTTCAACGTGCGGCAGAACGTGCCCGACGCCGTGTGGTGGGAATATACCCGCACCACCCTCGGTCGGCTGGCCGAACTGAGCCGGCACGGGTTCGCGTTCAACATGCTCACATCCTACTCCGACCCTGAGCGCATGCGACCGGATCTCTACTATCCCGACCCCTGCAAGATCTTCGACTACTGCAAACGCACGTTCTCGAGGCAGGTAGCCTTGTTGCACGACTACGGCCTGTATGAGTTCACGATCCATGTGCGTCTGTGAGCCAGGTTGCCGCGCACCGCGTGGAGCTCCGCCCATGCTGCGGGTAGCCTTCTGCATTTCCGGCCGCGGACGCCTGGCCCGCAGCGCGCTCGCGTGCCGCACCGCTCTGGGATTCAAGCCCGTACTTATCCTCACCGACGAAAAAGCTGACCCATCCCTGGAGCCGTTCGCCCAGGACGTCGGCACGCCGTTCGTCCGGCTGGATGTCCACGATCGACCGCGCTTTGATCGGGACCTCGAGGCCGCCTGCGTGCACGCCACCCCCGACCTCATCGTACTCACCTTCGACAAGCTCGTGCCTGCAACCCTGGTGGCGCGGTTTCCGCACGCGATCGTGAATGTGCATCTTTCGCTGCTGCCGGCGTTTCGCGGCTTCGGCGCACTGCGCGCCGCACTCGAGGCCGGCGTGAAATTCGCCGGGGCGACGCTGCACCTGGTCGGCACTGACGTCGATGGCGGCCCGATCATCACCCAGGGGGTCGTGCCCGTCCGCGCGGACGACACCCCCGCTGCGCTCGGGACCCGCATTTACGGACGACTGCTGCCGATGTACCTGCAGGTCCTGGCATGGTACGCTGCCGGCCGCGTGTGGCACGATACCGCGGGGCGCGTCTGGATTCGTGACGCCGACTACGGCGATTGCTTGACGTGTCCGGCGATTGAACCTGGCGTCGCTGCGCTGGCGCGCCGACTTTCCGAGACACCTGAAGAAGTGAACCCGCACCCATGACGACTTCGCCAATCCCCTTCAACCGCCCCGTACCTGCCGGCCGCGAGCTGGAGTACATCCAGCAGTGCCTGCACGGCGCGCACCTGTCCGGCGACGGCCCGTTTACGAAGCGTGCGCACGCACTGCTCGAACAGCTCACCGGCGCCCGCAAGGCTTTCCTGACGACTTCCTGCACGCACGCCCTGGAAATGTGCGCGCTGCTGCTGGACCTCAGCTCCGACCACGAGTTCATCGTCCCGTCATTCACGTTCGTCTCGACCGCCAACGCGTTCGCGCTCCGCGGCGCGCGGCCGGTCTTCTGTGACATTCGTCCGGACACACTCAACCTGGACGAGACGAAGCTCGCAGCGCTCATCACGCCGCGCACCCGCGCGATCGTGCCCGTGCATTACGCCGGCGTCGGCTGCGAAATGGACGCCATCCTCGCGATCGCGCGCCGCCACAACATCCCCGTGGTCGAGGACAACGCCCATGGGCTGTTCGGCCGATACAAGGACCGGGCGCTCGGTACGTTCGGCGCGCTGGCGACGCAGAGCTTCCACGAGACGAAGAATATCGTCTGCGGCGAGGGCGGGGCCCTGCTGATCAACGACCCCGCGTACGTTGAGCGGGCCGAGATCATCCGCGAGAAAGGCACGAACCGCAGCCGCTTCTTCCGCGGACAGATCGACAAGTACACGTGGGTCGATCTCGGGTCGAGCTACCTGCCGTCCGAGCTTCTCGCGGCGTTCCTGTGCGCGCAACTGGAGCAGGCGACCGAGATCCAGGCGCGCCGCGGACGCATCTGGAACCACTACAACACCGAGCTGCACGACTGGGCCGCCGCGCACGACGTGCGCCTGCCGATCGTGCCGGCACACTGCCAACAGCCCTTCCACATGTTCTACATGCTGCTGCCGTCGCTCGAAGTGCGGCAGCGTCTGATTGCGCATCTGAAGGAGCACAAGATCCTGGCCGTGTTTCATTACCTGCCGCTACACCTCTCCGACGTCGGCCGGCGGTTCGGCGGCCGCGCGGGGCAATGTCCGGTCACCGAGCGCATCAGCGAACGACTGCTGCGTCTCCCCCTCTACAACGACATGACGCCCGCGGAGCAGGAGCGCGTCATCAACGCCGTGCGCGAGTTCAACTATTGATGCCCCGCGCGCTGGCCCTGGCGCTTCTGATCCTGCCACTGCTGGGCAGCTGTCCGACCATCGGGCTGCGAACCACGAATAGCCTGGAGATGGGATTCAATACCGGCGCCACCATGACGCCCGTGGCGACATCGGACACCCCGCTCTTTCGTGCCACCGCCGTGTTCGACAGCATCGCGGGCAAAGCCGGCAGCCACGCCCCCACGATCACTGCGTTTCCCGACGGCGAGCTGCTGGCAGCCTGGTATTCCTACAACGGGCCGCACGAGCTCGACGGGGCAGCCATTTACACCGCACGCCGACTCCCTGGTTCTGAAACGTGGGAGCCGCCGACACTGCATATCGATCGCCCGGCGGCCGACGGCAATCCGGTGCTCTACAGCGAAGGCGACAGCGTGTGGCTGTTTCAGGCCGTGGTGAGTGGCACCGGCTGGAGCACCGCGCACATCGAGGTGCAGCGCTCCTCAAACCGCGGTGCTACGTGGTTGTCGCCGGAGCTGATCGTTGGCCCGCTAGGCGCCAATGTACGCTTTCCGCCGATACGCACCCGCGACAGCGAATTGCTCCTGCCTGCGTACAACGACTTGGTCTTGCAGGCACTCTTTTTCGTTTCGCCGAACGGGCAAGACTGGACCCTGCGCGCCACGGTCGCGACCGCCCCGCCGCACGAATGCCTGCAACCGTCCGTCGTCAGGTTGGCCGACGGTCGCCTGCTGGCCGTGCTGCGGAACCGCGGGCAGGAGTGGCTCTGGGTTACCTCGTCCGCGGACGATGGCCGGACCTGGGCGACGCCGGCGGACAGCGGATTCCCCAACCCGGGCAGCGCGGCCGCCCTGTTGCGCCTGGCCAATGGACACCTCGTGCTGGTGTACAACGACAGCCCGTCAGCCCGGCGCCCGCTCTCCACCACAGTTTCCGCTGACGACGGAGCCACCTGGTACCCGCCGCGGCTGCTCGTCGACGGTCCCGGTTCCTACGCCTACCCAGCCGCGATCCAGACGCCGGACGGCCTGATTCACATCGTCTATTCCGACGACCGCCAACGCATCGGGCACATCGCGCTGAACGAGGCGTGGATCGTCGCAGAGGCGCCCGGGAGCGGTTCCTGACAGATCCGGACTTGACTTTCCAGTGAACTTGGGCGATACTGTAAGTATCCGCTTACGATACAGCACATGGAGTATGAATGCCTCGAGTCAGTCAGACCAACGCCAAACGCCGCGCGCTGCTGCCGATTGTCGCGCACGCCTTCGCCGAACTGGGCTACCGGCGGACGACCACCGCGGAGCTGGCCCGACGCTGCGGCGTACGTGAGAACATCCTCTACCGCCTCTGGCCGGACAAGAAGGCGATGTTCATCGCGGCGATCGGCTACGTGTACGACCAGTCGGTCGCGATCTGGGGCCGACTGCTGGTCGAGACCGATGGTGAAACCACGCTCGCCGAGCGATTGCTCGCCTATGAGTCCCAGCACCACGGCGAGTTCGGACATTATAGGATTGTGTTCGCGGGGCTGAGCGAGACGGACGACCCGGAAGTGCGGGCGGCCCTCTCGGACATGTATCGCCGGTTCGCACGTTTCGTGGAGCAGCAGATTAAAGTCCACCGCGCGAGCCGTGCCGTCGGGACGACCCCCGGTGCTGGCGACACGGCCTGGGCCGTGGTCGGGCTGGGCACGGTGGCCAACATCGCCCGTGAGCTGGGGCTGGTCAGCGACACGCAGCGCCGGCGGCTGTTCGCCGAAGTCGGGCGGCTGCTGCTCACCGGGTCGCAGAAGTGAGCGTTTTCTTTTTGGCGACAATGTAAGCATATACTTACCGAATACTAACGCACGTACAAGGAGAGGGTTTATGAAACAGTTCGTAGCAGTGTCGGCATTGGGCATGTTGGGTGGGCTGGTGGTGC is a genomic window of Phycisphaerae bacterium containing:
- a CDS encoding exo-alpha-sialidase, translated to MPRALALALLILPLLGSCPTIGLRTTNSLEMGFNTGATMTPVATSDTPLFRATAVFDSIAGKAGSHAPTITAFPDGELLAAWYSYNGPHELDGAAIYTARRLPGSETWEPPTLHIDRPAADGNPVLYSEGDSVWLFQAVVSGTGWSTAHIEVQRSSNRGATWLSPELIVGPLGANVRFPPIRTRDSELLLPAYNDLVLQALFFVSPNGQDWTLRATVATAPPHECLQPSVVRLADGRLLAVLRNRGQEWLWVTSSADDGRTWATPADSGFPNPGSAAALLRLANGHLVLVYNDSPSARRPLSTTVSADDGATWYPPRLLVDGPGSYAYPAAIQTPDGLIHIVYSDDRQRIGHIALNEAWIVAEAPGSGS
- a CDS encoding TetR/AcrR family transcriptional regulator; amino-acid sequence: MPRVSQTNAKRRALLPIVAHAFAELGYRRTTTAELARRCGVRENILYRLWPDKKAMFIAAIGYVYDQSVAIWGRLLVETDGETTLAERLLAYESQHHGEFGHYRIVFAGLSETDDPEVRAALSDMYRRFARFVEQQIKVHRASRAVGTTPGAGDTAWAVVGLGTVANIARELGLVSDTQRRRLFAEVGRLLLTGSQK
- a CDS encoding class I SAM-dependent methyltransferase, translating into MPATRQGFLAFAPELAAQNDGFKPEAFAGLAGVEAGNFWFRARNRLLAWALRRYFPRAESLLEIGCGTGFVLSNLRREFPALRFSGSEIYTEGLAFAQARLPGTDLFQMDARNIPYVDEFDVVGAFDVLEHIEDDEAVLRQMHRAVRDGGGILLTVPQHRFLWSAFDEYAQHKRRYARQELLSKVRGAGFAPLRVGSFNAVLLPLMLLSRSRNRRLTEGYDAVDELRMGTLANAVLGMALAGERALIQAGVRFPWGGSLFVVAAKTGR
- a CDS encoding glycosyltransferase family 2 protein; its protein translation is MKLSIVTSLYHSARYLEEFHRRTSAAAAQVTDDFELVLVNDGSPDDSLEVAVRLHRADPRVRVIDLARNFGHHKALMTGLAHARGDLIFLIDADLEEEPELLPRFHAEMQATSAEVIYGVQARRKGDWFERLSGWCFYRLFNLLSSHPIPANLITARLMTRRYVAALLLHRESEVFLGGVWAITGFRQLPLQVVKHSHGHTTYNLWRRLALLVNAITSFSSRPLRMVFYLGALIFLVSSLAAAYLVCLRLFVHGFTLGWPSVVVSIWMIGGLTIFCIGVVGIYVSKIFTESKRRPYTIVRDIYERAEEPESHVVHPHPGFSERLLHSEAPREWPERARR
- a CDS encoding phosphoribosylglycinamide formyltransferase, giving the protein MLRVAFCISGRGRLARSALACRTALGFKPVLILTDEKADPSLEPFAQDVGTPFVRLDVHDRPRFDRDLEAACVHATPDLIVLTFDKLVPATLVARFPHAIVNVHLSLLPAFRGFGALRAALEAGVKFAGATLHLVGTDVDGGPIITQGVVPVRADDTPAALGTRIYGRLLPMYLQVLAWYAAGRVWHDTAGRVWIRDADYGDCLTCPAIEPGVAALARRLSETPEEVNPHP
- the rffA gene encoding dTDP-4-amino-4,6-dideoxygalactose transaminase, with the translated sequence MTTSPIPFNRPVPAGRELEYIQQCLHGAHLSGDGPFTKRAHALLEQLTGARKAFLTTSCTHALEMCALLLDLSSDHEFIVPSFTFVSTANAFALRGARPVFCDIRPDTLNLDETKLAALITPRTRAIVPVHYAGVGCEMDAILAIARRHNIPVVEDNAHGLFGRYKDRALGTFGALATQSFHETKNIVCGEGGALLINDPAYVERAEIIREKGTNRSRFFRGQIDKYTWVDLGSSYLPSELLAAFLCAQLEQATEIQARRGRIWNHYNTELHDWAAAHDVRLPIVPAHCQQPFHMFYMLLPSLEVRQRLIAHLKEHKILAVFHYLPLHLSDVGRRFGGRAGQCPVTERISERLLRLPLYNDMTPAEQERVINAVREFNY
- a CDS encoding class I SAM-dependent methyltransferase, producing the protein MAQITSGVRRLLAAAHVYDLFQWLVGADAARATLARDFIRAQPGQRILDIGCGTGAILAHLPAVEYYGFDLSADYIAAARQRFGNRGTFWPERVTSASLERVPQCDIVITVAVLHHLDDDEALQLFGLAHAALRPGGRLVTYDNCYTADQSWLSRWIVSRDRGQNVRWEPEYRALAEKVFARVRTVVSHKILRIPYTSIFMECEK
- a CDS encoding WbqC family protein; this encodes MTRRVAILQSNYIPWKGYFDIINLVDEFVLYDEVQYTRRDWRNRNQIKTPGGLLWLTIPVQVKGKYTQRIMDTVVSEPDWPQRHWASITHNYARAGGFAEYRGVLSDLYGSVHETLLSQINHRFLTTLCQLLGIRTRLSWSTDYPRQTEDRTRRLVEICRQLGATEYLSGPAARSYLDESAFAAAGIRVQYMNYDGYAEYEQVHPPFCHAVSIIDLLLNTGAAARRYMKS
- a CDS encoding class I SAM-dependent methyltransferase translates to MSFTHIRDSVSAYYTQKLRANGPNARGVDWNSTESQVLRFDQLLKVCPSARDFSLLDYGCGYGALYDYLCSRGLSCDYCGFDISAAMIATARAQHPGASRCLFTDADAALTAADYAVASGIFNVRQNVPDAVWWEYTRTTLGRLAELSRHGFAFNMLTSYSDPERMRPDLYYPDPCKIFDYCKRTFSRQVALLHDYGLYEFTIHVRL